The Chitinophaga sp. H8 region ACCCAGTGGTACCCCTATCTATGCCACCGGAGATGGTGTAGTAGAAGAAGCGAGTTTAAGTGATGTAGGGTATGGCAATCATGTGGTGATACGCCATGGTTATGGATATAAAACGTTGTACGGGCATATGCTGCGTATGAAGGTAAAAACCGGACAGTCTGTGAAAAGAGGTGATGTGGTAGGATGGGTAGGCAGTACCGGAAAGTCTACCGGGCCGCATTGCCATTATGAGGTAATCAAGAATGGAGAGAAAGTAGACCCGGTATATTTCTTCTTTAATGATCTTACGCCGGAAGAGTTTGACCGGATGCTGAAGATTGCCCGTTCGGGCAACCAATCATTCGATTAATACCGGATAAATAGCGGATTTTAGGTGTTTAGCATGGAAATTGCTGCATGGAATATGTTTTTGTGAAGGACTGGTTAATTTCATCTTTCTAACAGATATTTGCCATATTGTTATTATCATGATTCACCAATTGGACCTTTTTCCATCATCGGATCAGCCACCAACACCCCCGCCAGCTACGGATAAGGTGACTGTGCTGCTTCCTAAAGTGAAACCTCCGGTGGATGCAGCAGATGCTAACGGAACATCAGCTGTGGCGGTGGAGGCAGACACTACTACCATTACAGCGAAGGGGAAAAAACGTGGACGTAAATCATTAAAAGCAGTGTTGGATAACCCGGACCTGATTAAAGAATTAGATAAGTTGACATTAGAAAAACAATATTACTCCATCAGCGAAGTAGCGCTGATGTTTAAAGTAAATGCTTCTCTGATCAGGTATTGGGAGAATGAATTTGATATACTGCAGCCTAAGAAGAACAGAAAAGGTGACCGGTTATTCAGGCAGGAGGATATTCACCACCTGAAACTGATCTATCACTTGTTGCGGGAAAGAAAGTATACTATAGAAGGCGCCAAGCAAAAGTTGAAAGAAGATAAAAAGTTAGCAGCCCGTAATTTCGAAATGGTACAGGCTTTGCTAAAGGTAAGAGGATTTTTGACTGAACTGAAAGATCAATTATAAAAATAAGATTATGCGATTGAAAACATTGTTATTAGGCGGCGCACTGTTACTGACCTCCCTTTCATGGGCACAAACCAGTAAAACTGATAAGGTAATAAAAGGCCGGATAGAAATGAAAACCTTTATGAATGATCAGGATCTTGCCTGGTTTTATCATGGAGTAAATTCTTATACGCCCAACGATAAAATGGTTGATTATATTAAATCAAACAGGGGGAAATATAACATTATAGCATTGATAGGTACCTGGGATGAAACCAGCCGTCAGCTGTTGCCTAAGTTATACAAGACGATGATCCTGGCCAGCAGTGAAGAACAGATCATGGTGTGGGGTGCGGATGAAAAGCTGCAAACTGATGCACCTACTGATTATAAGCTGAAAAAGGTGCCTACTTTTATTATCATGAAAGATGGCAAGGAAGAAGGTCGCCTGGTAGGTGAATCTAAAGAAACCATTGAAAGTGAAGTGGCGCGTTTGCTGCTGAAAATGAACCGTAAGGAAAAGGGCGAATAATATTGCCGATTAATAAACCTATTTATAAAAAGGGGATGTATCAGTTTTTTGATACGTCCCCTTTTCATTTTTCATGAAGGCTGATCCATTATGTATTACAGGAAATATAGCCGTTACTGTGCCGAAGGTGTTTCTCCTGGTTTACTTAGTTTGATATCATGTTGTTCCATAGACCTGATTACCTGCAGGTTAATGTTTTCGCGTAATGCAGCATATCGGTTGCCATCAATAATATAGGTCATATAAGCAATCTGGATAACGTAGGTGTCTTTGGTAAAGTCGTTGAGGTTCACCGTAAACCCTTCCAGCACATTGGGGTTAGTTTCCAGGGATGCTTTGATATCCTGTAGGAGGAGCAGGACTTTATCCGCCGGGGTATTGCCTGCCAGTTCCAGTTTGATCGCCACCCGCTGTTGGGTACGCAGGGTGAAATTATCGAGTATGCTATCCACCATCTTTTTATTGGGAACAGTTACAAATGTTTTTTCCGGTGTGCGGATACGGGTACTGCGCAGCCCTATTTTTTCTACGGTGCCCTGGAAAGCATCCACTTTTACCGTATCGCCTACACGGAATGGCTTGTCAGAAAATATGATGAAGGAGCCTATCAGGTTTTCAATACTTTCTTTAGCAGCCAATGCAAGTGCAGCAGCACCGATACCAAGGCCAGCGATGATCTTTTCTACCAGCCCGTTGCCAAACAATATCCGGATAAAGAGGATCGCCCCGAAAATAAAGACAATCGCTTTGAAGAAATCTTTAAAGAATACGATGAACTGCGCATCGCTTTTGTCGTTGGATATTTCCGCTTTCTTCTGCAGCACCATTGCAATGAAATCTATCAGTCTCAGCATGATCCAGATAATGCTCATGCTGAACACCATTTTCAGGATGGTATCTGTGGCGTTTTGAAGCGTAAAAGTGTTGTAGAGCTTGATGTTCAGCTGTTGTGGAAAAGTAAACCGGTCGATGGTGACCATAAAAGTAACCAGTACCAGGAAGTATTCCAGCGGGCGGAGCAGCAGGTTTACAAAATCCCGTTGATCCATTTGGGGGGACCAGCGCCTTACCAGCCGGAAAATGAGTGTGGCAATTCCTTTGGAAAGGAATCTTTTGATCAGAAAAACGAATAACAGTACAGCTGCCAGTGCCAGGTAATCTCTTACCGGGTTGTCGAGGATGACCTGGTCTAAAAATGTGTTCATATGAAGTGGTTAAGTCAGGTACGGCAATATGTTATTTTATGTGCCGTATGGCGCAAAGATATTTATTTAAGGGTTATATGATACGTTCGCTATGGAGATGATGTAAAGCCACTACACCTGGTTTCTTCCCTTTTTCAAAGCTGCCATATGTATCCACTATGTTTAATGCATGCGCCCCATTTAAGGTAGCCCATTGTAACAGCTCTTCCAGCGGAATATCGGGGAAATGTTGTTGAATGGTCTGTATTTCGGCCCATATAGAGAGCTGATGATTAGACGCCAGGCTATCGGTACCCAGGGTAATATTACAATGGTGCCTGCGAAAGCAGGAAATATCCGGAAGTGTTTGTTCAATATACAGGTTAGCCTGGGGGCAAAAGCACCAGTATACGTCCGGGTGTTGGGCCTGAGCAAACAGGATATCCTGTTCCGTAGTAAAGGTGTTATGTACCAGCAGCAGTTTACCTGGCTGCATATAGGGCAGGTAGGTTTGGAGGCTGGTGTGACCGGAAGGAGCGAACCCATTGATAAGAATACCAAAATGCCGGTAGAAGTCAACGAAGGCCCCTGTTTTGTCTATGTAGAGTTCATTTTCAGCCCGGCATTCCTGGTTATGGATACTTACCGGGGTATTAGGGTGTACACTTGCCAGTAATTCAAATAATGCCTTGCTCACAGAATAAGGTGCATGGGGCACGATAGAAGTATGATGCATCGTACCATTAATGGCATTGAACTGTTGATATACTTCTTTGCTATGTGCAAACCGGTTGGCCGCCGCTGCTTCCACAAAGCCCATGGTTTCGATAAATGAATGATAAAACAGCCGTCCCTGCTGTTTGATATCCAGGGTGGCGGTGGTATTGGCAATATCTCCTACCGCGGCAATACCCGATTGCCACATAGCAGCTTCGGCAGCTGCCATAGCCTGGGCCATGGCTTCCGGGGAGGGGGGCGTTCTATGTTCCATGACGGTGGTCAAAAAAGCAGGCAGTCCGGTTTTTTCGGGCACCTTACCTGCCATATGGGATAATTCCAGGTGGCAGTGGGTATTCACAAATCCGGGGCATAAAATACCTGCCACCTCCCGGATGTCCTCCCCTGCTAAATCCTTGTCCAGTATGCTTTCTACCGTACCGTCCCCGGTTAATACCAATACCTTGTTTTCGCCCAGCAACCGGTACCCGTCAAATATATCTTTTCCCTTTAATTTGATCTGTTTGGACATCCCTGTTATTATTTAAGGTAATTGGTGTTAATTTTGCATCCCAATTTAGTTAGTGGGCAGTTGGCGGTTTACAGTTTTCACTTATCCGGACAATATGCCTTCAAGACTGTAAATTGCAAACTGTAAACTGCAGACTTCAAAGTCAAAGATAATTATGATAGACAAACTGGAAGCCATAAAAGGCCGTTTTGAGCAGGTGTCCATGTCACTTACCAATCCGGAAGTAGTAAGTGATAACAAAAAATTTGGCCAGCTGAGCAAGGAATACCGTCAGCTGGAAAAGGTAGTAAAGGCATATGATGCTTATATAAAATTACTGGATTCCATTGCTTTTAATAAGGAAGTACTGGATAGTGGAGATGAGGAAATGCGGGAGTTGGCAAAAGAGGAGACAGAGACTTTGCAGTTACAGAAAGAGGAGCAGGAAGCTAATATCCGCAATTTGCTGATTCCGAAAGATCCGCAGGATGACAAGAATGCGATCCTGGAGATCCGGGCAGGTACCGGTGGAGATGAGGCCAGTCTTTTTGCAGGAGATCTTTTAAGGATGTACCTCCGCTATTGTGAGAACAAAGGCTGGAGTATTAATATTATGAATGAGAATGCGGGGTCTTCCGGAGGATATAAAGAGGTGGTAGTAGAAGTGAATGGAGATGATGTGTATGGCACCCTTAAATTTGAATCCGGTGTTCACCGGGTGCAGCGTGTACCAGCCACTGAAGGTTCGGGCAGGGTACATACCTCTGCCGCCACTGTAGCGGTGCTGCCGGAGGCAGAAGAGGTGGATGTGGAAATCCGGGAGGCTGATATTAAAATGGATACCTTCCGTTCATCCGGAGCAGGTGGACAGCACGTAAACAAAACAGAATCGGCAGTAAGGCTTACCCACATTCCTACCGGCGTTATTGTAGAGTGTCAGGAAGGGCGCAGTCAGCATTCGAACCGTGATATTGCTATGAAGATGTTACGTACGCGTATATACGAGGCGGCAGTACGTAAACATGAAGATGCCATTGCTTCCCAGCGTAAAAGTCTGGTATCTACGGGCGACCGCTCTGCCAAGATACGTACCTATAACTACCCTCAGGGAAGGGTTACGGACCATCGTATCGGCATGACGATGTATAATCTGGATGCTTTTATGAATGGAGATATTCAGGAAATGTTGCAGGCCCTTCAGTTTGCCGAGAATGCAGAGAAGCTGAAACAGGGGGGTATGTAATCCTTCGCAGTGCAATTGTTTACAGCTGGCAGCGATGCTATTTTATTGTTAAGAAACCCGTTATCCATCTGTATTAATACAGGTGGAAAGTGCCTGCCAGCCAGCTGTAAACAGCTCCGGGCTTCCTATGATCCTTTGTGCATTAAATTTTTTCAGCCCATGGAATTCCCTTACATTTAGTAACAGTCATTTTACCGGATACAGGTAGAATGGTTGCCACCAATGATACTACCACAATTATCCACCCTTCCAAATCTTATCAATCATGTTAGAGCAACTCATGCAACTCGTACGGGAAAATGCGCAGGAACCCGTTGTCAATAATCCTGCTGTACCAAATGAAAACAATGATGCTGTAATAGGCGCAGCTACCCAATCTATTGCTGCGGGACTACAGGACGAGCTGGCCAATGGAAATGGTATGGAAGTGCTTGGCTTATTGGGAGAGAGCAGCGGTAATGGCATTGCAGACCAGAGTAACCCCCTGGTAAATAAGATTTCCGGTAATTTCATCGATAGCCTGTTACAGAAATTTAATATGGATAAAGGAGCTGCCACGCAATTGGCTGCCAGCCTGATCCCTACAGTATTAGGCTCACTCGTGCAGAAAACCAATGACCCCAATAACAGTAGCTTTAGTTTGCCTGGTATTTTGAACTCTTTAACCGGAGGAAAGGCGGCCGGTTTGAACCTGGATGGTATCTTAGGCCAGTTTAAAGGCGGGCTGGATGCTAATGGCGATGGCCAGGTAGATTTAAAAGACCTGATGGGAGCACTTTCCGGTGGAGCTAAAGCGCAACAGGCGGAACAGCAGTCCCAGAGCAATGAGGAAGGTGGCCTTGGTGGAATGCTTAAAAACCTTTTAGGCTGATTCTTTGTTTACAAGAAGTGATTACCCTTGTTTATATATGATATACCTGTCATCTATAGGTATAGGTAATGTTTTTTTTGTACCCATTATTAAATCGGAATCAATTATTTGAAGGCAGAAATAGAAACTGGCAAAGTATTTGTTTCTATAATTCCGTTAATTTTGATCTTCGAAAAATTACACTTCATGTTTAAACTTACTACAATGAAAAGAATGAATGTACTGGTAGTCGTGGCCTTGTCCGTTTCCATGCTATTTAGCTGTAAAACCTGGCAGAGTATGGACAATACTAAAAAAGGTGCAGCAATAGGTGTTGGTGGTGGAGCCGCTGCCGGTGCAGCAATTGGTAAAGCAGCTGGTAACACAGCCTTAGGCGCTATTATTGGTGCCGTAGTGGGCGGTGGTGCTGGTGTTTTGATTGGTAAAAAGATGGATAAGCAGGCACAGGATATTAAAACAGAGGTACCTAATGCTACCGTTGAAAGGGTAGGTGAAGGTATCAACGTTACTTTTGATTCCGGTGTATTGTTTGGCTTTGATAAATCAGACCTGACCCCAACTGCGCAGCAGAACATTGCACAGCTGGTAACTGTACTGAACAAATATCCTGATACTTATGTACGGGTAGAAGGTCATACAGATGACAGAGGTACCGATGCTTACAATGACGGTCTTTCTGAAAGACGCGCCAATGCAGTAGCTAATGCCCTGAAAGCACAAGGTGTGGCAGCTAACCGTATACAGGCATACTGGTATGGTAAAAAGCAGCCTAAAGTGCCTAATGATTCTGATGCTAACCGTGCTAAGAACCGTCGTGTAGAGTTTGCTATCTTCGCAAATGACAAGATGAAATCTGATGCCAAGAAAGAAGCTGGGCAGTAATTAGTATACTAGTACAAATTTAATATATTGATCCCTCCGGTAATGCCGGGGGGATTTTTTTTTGAGCTGTTAGCTATTAGCTCAAATGCAGCGGAAGAAAGCTTTTAGCGCAATGCAGCGGATGGTTCAATGATAGTTATATGCTAATGATCTGTTGCCTGTGTGGTAATTTTGCCTCACAGGATGTTTTTGTTATACCCTTTTTATAGCCTTTTATGCTCTATTCATACTCTATCTATGCTTTAACTATGCTTTAACCATGCTCTAACCATGCTTCAAGCATAGGGAAAGGTAGTTTACTCATAGCTTAACCATATCTATAGCACGCTTTTACCAAGCTTCAGGTAGGCTTTTCAGGATGTGTTTACGGTCCGCTGCATTCAGCTAATAGCTAACTGCCAACAGCTAACGGCTCTTAATAAACCACTTGCGGAATAATTTGAACACCCAGATGCCGGCAAATGCGCCAAGGGAATCAGCGAGGAGGTCGTCCCATTCAAAGCTGCGGCTACTGGTAAGGAATTTTTGGACTAATTCAATAGCCAGGCCATAGCAGGCTGCCAGGAGGGCCATTACGGCCATAGTCAGGGCGGAGATATGTTTGTTTTGTCTGAAATAACCAATACAGAGAAAGAATACGGTACCACCCCAGAGGCAAAAGTGTACTATTTTATCAACCGGGAGTTTTCCAAACCAGGAAACCTTTGGAACGTCTTTACTGGGAAGTGTGCAAAGAAAAAGGATGAGTAGTATCCATAAGATGGCCGGTAAATAATATTTCAGTGTTTTCATTCCTTCCTTATTGGCTCGTTCAGTTAACAATATTTCCGTGCGGATACTACTATTATAAATATGGACAACAGGTATGTATGATGATACAAAACCTGTTGTCCATTATATATGAAAGGTTAAATATGCCAGGTATTAAGACAGACTTATTCGCCTACAAGTGCCTGATAAGCAGCTGCATCCAGCAAACCTTCAACATCTGCAGGATTGTTGACAGTTACTTTCACCATCCATCCGGCAGCATACGGATCCTGATTTACCAGTTCCGGTGCATTTTCCAGTTCAGGATTAACTTCATTTACAGTGCCGGATACAGGCAGGAAAAGGTCAGATACTGTTTTTACAGCTTCTACTGTACCAAATACTTCTTCTGCGTTCAGTGATTTACCCACCGTAGCAATATCTACGAATACGATATCACCCAATTCGCGTTGTGCAAAATCAGTGATACCAATAGTAGCGATATTCCCTTCCAATGAAACCCATTCATGGTCTTTTGTGTAGCGCAGATTTGACGGAAAATTCATACAAGTTTGATTTTGAGCCGTAAAAATACAGGATTGTAGGGAGAAAAGAAAAAATGCCATTTGCCCCTGCTTAAAATTGGGGGAAATAACCCTTTTTTAACTTTGAGGAGGTATAGGCTGGCGTTGCGTGAATGATCAAAAGAACAGCCATTTCTTTACCAGTCTTATTTTCATAGGAACATCCTGAAGCGGGCGCGCATTTTTATCCGTTTTGAGCGCCGCTATTTTGTCAATCACTTCCATTCCTTTTACCACCTGTCCGAATACGGTATAGCTTTGGTCCAATTGAGGGGTACCTCCTATTGTTTTATAGATTTCCCGTTGGTCTACCGGTATTTTACGACCGCCCAGCCGGGTTTGTTCGATTTTGTCGAGCTGTTCGTCTGTCAGTTTTTTGCCTTGAACGATATAGAACTGGCATCCGGAGGAAGCTTTCTGGGGGTTGTCGTCCCGTGCTGCAGCCAGTACCCCCTTACGATGGAAAAGGTCCAGCTGAAACTCTGCAGGGATGGTATAGCCCACATCGCCCTCACCCAGTTGTTGCCCTGCCTTGGCATGTTTGGAATCAGGGTCACCACCCTGTATCATGAATCCGCTGATGACCCGGTGAAACAGTACACTATCGTACAGATGTGCCCGGGTGAGTTTAATGAAGTTATCCCGGTGTAATGGCGTTTGATCGTATAGTTTAATGATCATGGTACCATAAGGGGTAATAATCTTTACTTTTCTGTTTTTAGCCATTAAGCCTGTTGTAGTGGTTACAAACAGGATAAAAAATAGTAACAGTCTTTTCATAGCGTTTCCTGTGGTTAAAATAAAAAGGCCGGTTGAGTATCATGGTAATGCACTTCACCGGCCTTGTAAGATTATTCTTCGTCTTTGAAGAAATAGGTAATAATGTGTTCTTTTAAGAACCTTTCCTGTTCTTCCGCATCCATTTTAGGTACCGGATCACCTTCTTTAAAGTGTGGCCAGCCGTCTTTATCGTAGCCATCCAGTATAAAATATCCGCTTTGGCTGAGTAGGGTGCATACCGCAATATGCATCAGGTCCTGTTTTTGTTCTTTCGTAAATTTCTTTTTGGCACTGCCCAGTTCCTGTATACCGATCAGGAAAAGGATGGCTTCCATATCTGGTGTTTTACCAAAACGTTCTGTTAACATGGTTTCCACTGGTTGCCATCGCTGCTCAAAATCATCCTGCATAAATATTATAATTGTACATATTAAAAATAATAGCTGCTATAGCTGTAAGCCCGCAGCATTCGGTGCAAATGTACGTTATACGTAAAAATATTATATAAATATGCCCAGGCTTTATTAAATTGGGTGCCGCTTGTAGCGGAGTGCAGGAAAATATGTCATTAACGGTGAAGCGTATTGTAATGGCATAAATGGCAGGGGTAATAACCGGAAAATGCCCTACGGTAGCAAGTTTAACAGCATTTTAACGGCACAATGTACCAGGAGCCTGGATGTTTTGATGGTAGAATGTTTATTTTAGCAAACCTGAATTCAAATGAAAAATAAATAGCATGGAAAATACATCGTCTGATATCCGTCAATTAAACGAAAAGATTCATCAGGCCAGTGCCTTTGTAGATCTGCTTAATATGGAGCTGGGCAAAGCTGTAGTAGGCCAGCGTTATATGGTGGAAAGGCTGTTGATAGGGCTGCTGGCACAGGGGCACGTATTGCTGGAAGGTGTGCCGGGATTGGCCAAAACATTATCCATTAAATCACTGGCATCTGCTATTAATGCCAAATTCAGCCGTATACAGTTTACACCGGATCTGCTACCGGCGGATGTGGTAGGTACGATGATATATAATCAGCAACGTAATGAGTTTATGGTACGTAAGGGGCCTATTTTTGCCAACTTTATCCTGGCTGATGAAATAAACCGTGCCCCGGCCAAAGTACAAAGTGCCTTGCTGGAAGCGATGCAGGAAAGGCAAATTACTATTGGAGATACTACCTTCAAACTGGATGATCCTTTCCTGGTACTGGCTACACAAAATCCGATTGAACAGGAAGGTACTTATAATCTGCCTGAAGCACAGGTAGACCGTTTTATGCTGAAAGTAGTCATTGGCTACCCCAGCAAGGAAGAAGAAAGACAGATTATCCGTCAGAACCTCAACCCGGAAGGCGCTGTAGCGATCCGCCCGGTGAT contains the following coding sequences:
- a CDS encoding OmpA family protein; the protein is MKRMNVLVVVALSVSMLFSCKTWQSMDNTKKGAAIGVGGGAAAGAAIGKAAGNTALGAIIGAVVGGGAGVLIGKKMDKQAQDIKTEVPNATVERVGEGINVTFDSGVLFGFDKSDLTPTAQQNIAQLVTVLNKYPDTYVRVEGHTDDRGTDAYNDGLSERRANAVANALKAQGVAANRIQAYWYGKKQPKVPNDSDANRAKNRRVEFAIFANDKMKSDAKKEAGQ
- a CDS encoding VanZ family protein, whose product is MKTLKYYLPAILWILLILFLCTLPSKDVPKVSWFGKLPVDKIVHFCLWGGTVFFLCIGYFRQNKHISALTMAVMALLAACYGLAIELVQKFLTSSRSFEWDDLLADSLGAFAGIWVFKLFRKWFIKSR
- a CDS encoding amidohydrolase family protein, with amino-acid sequence MSKQIKLKGKDIFDGYRLLGENKVLVLTGDGTVESILDKDLAGEDIREVAGILCPGFVNTHCHLELSHMAGKVPEKTGLPAFLTTVMEHRTPPSPEAMAQAMAAAEAAMWQSGIAAVGDIANTTATLDIKQQGRLFYHSFIETMGFVEAAAANRFAHSKEVYQQFNAINGTMHHTSIVPHAPYSVSKALFELLASVHPNTPVSIHNQECRAENELYIDKTGAFVDFYRHFGILINGFAPSGHTSLQTYLPYMQPGKLLLVHNTFTTEQDILFAQAQHPDVYWCFCPQANLYIEQTLPDISCFRRHHCNITLGTDSLASNHQLSIWAEIQTIQQHFPDIPLEELLQWATLNGAHALNIVDTYGSFEKGKKPGVVALHHLHSERII
- a CDS encoding peptidylprolyl isomerase, whose translation is MKRLLLFFILFVTTTTGLMAKNRKVKIITPYGTMIIKLYDQTPLHRDNFIKLTRAHLYDSVLFHRVISGFMIQGGDPDSKHAKAGQQLGEGDVGYTIPAEFQLDLFHRKGVLAAARDDNPQKASSGCQFYIVQGKKLTDEQLDKIEQTRLGGRKIPVDQREIYKTIGGTPQLDQSYTVFGQVVKGMEVIDKIAALKTDKNARPLQDVPMKIRLVKKWLFF
- a CDS encoding mechanosensitive ion channel family protein; this translates as MNTFLDQVILDNPVRDYLALAAVLLFVFLIKRFLSKGIATLIFRLVRRWSPQMDQRDFVNLLLRPLEYFLVLVTFMVTIDRFTFPQQLNIKLYNTFTLQNATDTILKMVFSMSIIWIMLRLIDFIAMVLQKKAEISNDKSDAQFIVFFKDFFKAIVFIFGAILFIRILFGNGLVEKIIAGLGIGAAALALAAKESIENLIGSFIIFSDKPFRVGDTVKVDAFQGTVEKIGLRSTRIRTPEKTFVTVPNKKMVDSILDNFTLRTQQRVAIKLELAGNTPADKVLLLLQDIKASLETNPNVLEGFTVNLNDFTKDTYVIQIAYMTYIIDGNRYAALRENINLQVIRSMEQHDIKLSKPGETPSAQ
- a CDS encoding MerR family transcriptional regulator; this translates as MIHQLDLFPSSDQPPTPPPATDKVTVLLPKVKPPVDAADANGTSAVAVEADTTTITAKGKKRGRKSLKAVLDNPDLIKELDKLTLEKQYYSISEVALMFKVNASLIRYWENEFDILQPKKNRKGDRLFRQEDIHHLKLIYHLLRERKYTIEGAKQKLKEDKKLAARNFEMVQALLKVRGFLTELKDQL
- a CDS encoding thioredoxin family protein; translated protein: MRLKTLLLGGALLLTSLSWAQTSKTDKVIKGRIEMKTFMNDQDLAWFYHGVNSYTPNDKMVDYIKSNRGKYNIIALIGTWDETSRQLLPKLYKTMILASSEEQIMVWGADEKLQTDAPTDYKLKKVPTFIIMKDGKEEGRLVGESKETIESEVARLLLKMNRKEKGE
- a CDS encoding AAA family ATPase, encoding MENTSSDIRQLNEKIHQASAFVDLLNMELGKAVVGQRYMVERLLIGLLAQGHVLLEGVPGLAKTLSIKSLASAINAKFSRIQFTPDLLPADVVGTMIYNQQRNEFMVRKGPIFANFILADEINRAPAKVQSALLEAMQERQITIGDTTFKLDDPFLVLATQNPIEQEGTYNLPEAQVDRFMLKVVIGYPSKEEERQIIRQNLNPEGAVAIRPVIQPSDILEARKLVREVYMDEKIERYIIDIVFATRNPEEYKLQKLKPLISYGGSPRASINLALASKAYAFMKRRGYVIPEDVRSICFDVMRHRVGLTYEAEAENVTSENILSEILNAVEVP
- the gcvH gene encoding glycine cleavage system protein GcvH: MNFPSNLRYTKDHEWVSLEGNIATIGITDFAQRELGDIVFVDIATVGKSLNAEEVFGTVEAVKTVSDLFLPVSGTVNEVNPELENAPELVNQDPYAAGWMVKVTVNNPADVEGLLDAAAYQALVGE
- the prfA gene encoding peptide chain release factor 1 gives rise to the protein MIDKLEAIKGRFEQVSMSLTNPEVVSDNKKFGQLSKEYRQLEKVVKAYDAYIKLLDSIAFNKEVLDSGDEEMRELAKEETETLQLQKEEQEANIRNLLIPKDPQDDKNAILEIRAGTGGDEASLFAGDLLRMYLRYCENKGWSINIMNENAGSSGGYKEVVVEVNGDDVYGTLKFESGVHRVQRVPATEGSGRVHTSAATVAVLPEAEEVDVEIREADIKMDTFRSSGAGGQHVNKTESAVRLTHIPTGVIVECQEGRSQHSNRDIAMKMLRTRIYEAAVRKHEDAIASQRKSLVSTGDRSAKIRTYNYPQGRVTDHRIGMTMYNLDAFMNGDIQEMLQALQFAENAEKLKQGGM